A stretch of Methylogaea oryzae DNA encodes these proteins:
- a CDS encoding MFS transporter: MKPTALSALPRTVWLLGCVSLLNDTASELVYPLIPVYLAGVLAADSRALGVIEGVALAFSSFMQLLSGWLSDRRRSAKPWVVAGYALAAAARPLYALAGAWPVVLALRLADRLGKGLRSAPRDAMLAAAAPHDQRGLAFGLHRAMDNLGAVIGPLLAFAMLESGVELRQVFLWTALPGALAVLLAATVREQPSSAPHPSHTLGTGAASQPLLPQGEGWDEGVKRPRPLDLSLTPTLSLGEREPESTGSEAHFGARAALGSHPKGEEHKTAPIRLRWSPLPPLFRRYLLAVALFTLGYPSNLFLLLKAREAGIADAQLPLLWGMVALVDCLFSTTLSGLSDRLGRQRLITAGWLAYAAVLAVLGFTDLPAWGLWPLFAAFGLFFAATEGTEKALVADLAGAGQRGTAFGFFHLVSGLMLLPASILFGWLWHAFGAHAAFGFSAGCALLAAALLRLWVFRSA; this comes from the coding sequence ATGAAACCGACCGCCCTCAGCGCCCTGCCCCGCACCGTCTGGCTGCTGGGGTGCGTCAGCCTGCTCAACGACACCGCCTCGGAGCTGGTCTACCCGCTGATCCCGGTGTATCTGGCCGGCGTGCTGGCCGCCGACAGCCGGGCGCTGGGCGTTATCGAAGGAGTGGCGCTGGCTTTCAGCAGCTTCATGCAACTGCTGTCCGGCTGGCTGTCCGACCGGCGCCGTTCGGCCAAGCCCTGGGTCGTGGCCGGCTATGCCCTGGCCGCCGCCGCACGCCCTTTGTATGCCCTGGCGGGTGCCTGGCCGGTGGTGCTGGCGCTGCGCCTAGCGGACCGGTTGGGCAAAGGCCTGCGCAGCGCGCCGCGCGACGCCATGCTGGCCGCCGCCGCCCCACACGACCAGCGCGGCCTGGCCTTCGGCCTGCACCGGGCCATGGACAACCTGGGCGCGGTGATCGGCCCGCTGCTGGCTTTCGCCATGCTGGAAAGCGGCGTGGAGCTGCGCCAGGTATTCCTGTGGACCGCCCTGCCGGGCGCTTTAGCCGTGCTGCTGGCGGCAACGGTGCGCGAACAACCCTCCAGCGCCCCTCACCCCAGCCATACCCTGGGAACTGGTGCGGCCTCTCAGCCCCTTCTCCCCCAGGGAGAAGGCTGGGATGAGGGGGTTAAAAGGCCACGACCTCTTGATCTCTCCCTCACCCCAACCCTCTCCCTGGGGGAGAGGGAGCCGGAAAGCACCGGTTCCGAGGCGCATTTTGGCGCGCGCGCCGCGCTTGGGTCGCACCCAAAGGGAGAGGAGCACAAAACAGCGCCAATCCGCCTCCGCTGGTCGCCCCTACCACCGCTGTTCCGTCGCTACCTGCTGGCCGTAGCCCTGTTCACCCTGGGCTATCCCTCCAATCTGTTCCTGCTGCTCAAAGCCAGGGAAGCCGGCATCGCCGACGCCCAACTACCGCTGCTGTGGGGCATGGTGGCCCTGGTGGACTGTCTGTTCTCCACCACGTTATCCGGCCTGTCCGACCGGCTGGGCCGCCAGCGCTTGATTACCGCCGGCTGGCTGGCTTACGCCGCCGTGCTGGCCGTGCTCGGTTTCACCGATTTGCCGGCTTGGGGATTGTGGCCGCTGTTCGCCGCCTTCGGCCTGTTCTTCGCCGCCACCGAAGGCACGGAAAAAGCCCTGGTGGCCGACTTGGCCGGCGCCGGCCAGCGCGGCACCGCCTTCGGCTTTTTCCACCTGGTCAGCGGCCTGATGCTGCTGCCCGCCTCGATCCTGTTCGGCTGGCTGTGGCACGCGTTCGGCGCCCACGCCGCCTTCGGCTTCTCCGCCGGTTGCGCCCTGCTGGCGGCGGCGCTCCTACGGTTGTGGGTATTTAGATCGGCCTGA